The DNA sequence GAGCTCGCCGCGCCTCACCGAATCGAGCAGGGCCGCCGACTCGACGAGCTCGTCGCGCGTCAGCGGGAACAGACGCCCCTTTGGAAAACCGCCGACCGAGTGACCGGAACGCCCGGCGCGCTGCAGGAGCGTCGCGATGGAGCGCGTCGAGCCGATCTGGCACACCAGGTCGATCGACCCGATGTCGATCCCCAGCTCGAGGGAGGCGGTCGCCACCAGGGCGCGCAGCTCCCCGCTCTTGAGGCGCTGCTCTGCGGCCAGCCGGTGCGCGCGCGACAGGCTTCCGTGGTGGGCGGTGACCGCGTCTCCGCCTATCCGGTCGCTCAGCTGGCGGCTGAGGCGCTCCGCCAGCCGGCGCGTGTTGACGAAGATGAGGGTCGTGCGGTGCTCGCCGATGAGGGCCGCCAGACGATCGTAGACCTCTTCCCACACTTCGTTGGGCATGACCGCCTGGAGCGGCGACCGGGGGACTTCGATCCTGAGATCGAGGTCGCGCGCGTGGCCGGTGTCGATGATCGCGCAGCGCGGCGCGCCATCGGGGTCGAGCCCCCCCGCGCCGACGAGAAAGCGGGCGGCGTCTTCGATCGGGCGCTGCGTCGCCGAGCAGCCGATGCGGATCAGCCTGGGGGCGGGGGAGCCGTCCCCGGCGGTGCGCGACCTGGCCGCGAGGGCCTCCAGCCGCTCGAGCGACAGCGCCAGGTGCGAGCCGCGCTTGTCGTCGACCAGGGCGTGGATCTCATCCACGATCACCGTCCGCGTCGTGCGCAGCATCCCCCGCCCGCGCTCGCTCGTCAGGAGGATGTACAGGGACTCGGGTGTCGTCACCAGGATGTGCGGCGGACGGCGGAGCATCGCGGCGCGCTCCTTCGCCGGCGTGTCGCCGGTGCGCACCATCGTGCGGATCTCGGGAAGCCGGTCGAGCCCCATCGCCTTGAGCTCGGCGGCGATCCCGGCCAGCGGCTCCTGCAGATTGCGCTGGATGTCGTTCGACAGCGCCTTGAGCGGGGAGACATAGACGACCTGCGTGGCGTCGTCCAGGCGGCCGGCCACCGCCTGCCGAACCAGGCCGTCGATGGCGGCGAGAAACGCCGCGAGGGTCTTCCCCGAGCCGGTGGGAGCGGCGACCAGCGTGGCGCGTCCCTCCCGGATGGCCGGCCAGGCGCGGGCCTGCGGCCCGGTCGGTCCCGCCGGGAAGCGCCGGCCGAACCAGGCGGCCACGGCCGGGTGAAAGGTTTCCGAAGGAGTCGTCATGGCGCGCCCGTCATGGTAGCACGCGGGTCCGTGAGCAGCACGTCCTCGACGCGGTCAGCACCGGCGGGCCGCCCGAGCGGCCCATCGGCCGAGCCGCGGCAGCGCAGCCGCCCTGCGTGGATGCCCTGCGATGCACCGCTCACTCCTCAGCGCCCTCGGCGTGGCCTGGATGCTCCAGAGCGGGGGGATGTCTTTCTACCTCGACCGCCTGGCCCATCTGATTCTCAATGTCGAGAACGAACTCACCGAGTACGTACACAGGTTGTGGGGCACGTCCGAGGCCACGCATGAGGAAATTGGGAAAGGTGTACGATGAGCATGCGTCGGTTGTTGCCGCAGGCGTGTCGGCGTAGACTCCGGCCAACGTTGGTGAGGAGATCCGAGATGACCTTGCAGGCTCGCTTGAAGTTGATGGTCATCGTTGTCACCGGTGTGTTCATTCCCTTAGGCTTCGCGGACTCTCCTGCTCTTGCGCAGGCTTACAACTCAACCTGGGACGCCTCCTCGGGGTTACTGCCCGAACAGTCCTGTCCCTCTTGGCGTCATCTCCATGCAAGTGGATCACCACCCCTGTTTGGCGGGATCATGACGATCGCTACCGCCAGTTGCTCGGCGAATCTTGACTACGTCCAGGACGGAACGGAGATCATTTCGCCTCTACCGAACCCTTGGGTGGTAGAAGCACGTGTAAGTTACGGCTCAGGATCCGTATGCGGCGCGTGTGGCCACTATCGCCAGCCCAGTGCGATACAGATCTCCACAGCCCCAGGCGTGGGGGTGAATCTGCTTATCGGAGTGGACGATGTGTCTGGAGCCGAGGCGATTTTCCTTACAAGTGCTGAATGCGTGGACCCCCGGCCTACCAAGTTTGTGGACACACACAACTTCCACACATACCGAATAGAGGCCACAGCCGATCCTCTGGGGGGAGCCAACATTACTGTGTTTTACGATGGTGTATCGACGCTAAACGGTCACACCTATTACAGCCCTAACGACTTCGGCAACGTACCTCGCATCGTATGGGGAGAAGCCTCAGATGCCGCCGAGGGGATCTCGTACTGGACCTATGTCCGGCACAACGCACATGCTACAGGTTGCCGAGCGCGATCCTGCGGTGAGACCCCCCCTGGACTCGTAAGTTGGTGGTCGGGCGATGGCAATGCCCTTGACCTTCGTGGGATGAACAATGGTTCTCTCGCCAACGGCGCTGAGTATAACGCTGGAATCGTTTCGGAGGCATTCGACCTCAATCGGTCCACTAGAGATTACGTAGCGATTCCGGACAGTCCTATGCTGAATACGCCTTCGGCGATAACGCTTGCGGCGTGGGTCCGCACCGACGATGTAACTGAGAATGGAGTGATTCTGTCGAAGTACGACTCCAGTGGACCCCAGGTGAGCTGGATTCTCCAAATGATTGACTCGGGGAAGCTAGAATTTGTCGTATATGGAGATGTGTCGGGTACAATTGCACGTGGCGTCGAAACCGATTACGTCGTTATGCATGCGGCGGCATGGCAGCACGTTGCCGCCACTTTCGATGCGGGGGACCAAGCGATTAGAATCTTTGTTAATGGATATGAGGCGCAGAGTCACCTGATTGCTTCCTCCACCGTAGCATCGATCGCTGACAGCAACTATTCTGCTTTAATTGGAGCCGCTGGCAACAGCGCTGGTGGAGTGTTCTGGAATGGACTCATTGATGAGGCGCAACTCTACGGGCGCTCATTATCCGGGTGCGAAGTGCAGTCGCTCTATTCCCCGGGAGGAGGGGGTCAGTGCAAGGGAGATAGCGACGGCGACGGGATCCTGGATGTGAATGATAATTGTCCGTATGTCCTCAACCCAGGACAGGAAAATGCAGATGGTGATCAAGCAGGGAATGCGTGCGACTGTGCGCCCTCGAACCCAGGAGTGTTCGCGGCACCGGGAGAGGTTGGCGGAGATTTAATCGCTGCCGACACCGCCCACACGCTTAGCTGGTGCTCCGCGGCCAACAGTGCCGGGACGGGAACTGTATACGATGTCGTCCGCGGCGCATTCGACGAGTTCCCCGTTGGGTCAGGGCCCTCGGAGGTCTGCCTTGCTTCGGGGATCCCAAGCCCGAACAGTTCGGACTCAGCATACCCTTTACCTCATAAGGGCTTCTGGTATCTGGTGCGTGGGAAGAACGCCTGCGGGACGGGCACCTATGGATTCCGGAGCGACGGGGTTGAGAGGGTGACCGCTGCCTGCCCGTAGCTCAAGGTGCGGGCTTGAATTCGCCTGCATCGAGGCCATCGCGGGAGACTGTTTCCAGTGTAATCCTCCCCGAAGTGTCTGCTCATTTTCCCGATAAATCAGT is a window from the Candidatus Dormiibacterota bacterium genome containing:
- a CDS encoding LamG-like jellyroll fold domain-containing protein, encoding MNNGSLANGAEYNAGIVSEAFDLNRSTRDYVAIPDSPMLNTPSAITLAAWVRTDDVTENGVILSKYDSSGPQVSWILQMIDSGKLEFVVYGDVSGTIARGVETDYVVMHAAAWQHVAATFDAGDQAIRIFVNGYEAQSHLIASSTVASIADSNYSALIGAAGNSAGGVFWNGLIDEAQLYGRSLSGCEVQSLYSPGGGGQCKGDSDGDGILDVNDNCPYVLNPGQENADGDQAGNACDCAPSNPGVFAAPGEVGGDLIAADTAHTLSWCSAANSAGTGTVYDVVRGAFDEFPVGSGPSEVCLASGIPSPNSSDSAYPLPHKGFWYLVRGKNACGTGTYGFRSDGVERVTAACP